Proteins encoded within one genomic window of Natator depressus isolate rNatDep1 chromosome 1, rNatDep2.hap1, whole genome shotgun sequence:
- the PRSS23 gene encoding serine protease 23, translating to MAGVPTLILFLCTVKDVLPSNSRWKPTWPSYKVPVILPQSTLNLDKPQFDAETKLEVVSSCGLECHKRSPLPTYEEVKDYLSYETLYANGSLVETEVGIYIISRGGDGSQSRSRTKRQIYGYDSRFSIFGKDFLLNYPFSTSVKLSTGCTGTLVAEKHVLTAAHCIHDGKSYVKGAQKLRVGFLRAKVKDGSKGANITSSTMPEKMKFQWIRVKRTHVPKGWIKGNANDIGMDYDYALLELKKPHKRKFMKIGVSPPARQLPGGRIHFSGYDNDRPGNLVYRFCDVKDETFDLLYQQCDAQPGASGSGVYVRMWKRQHQKWERKIIGIFSGHQWVDMNGSPQDFNVAVRITPLKYAQICYWIKGNYLDCRDG from the coding sequence ATGGCAGGTGTACCAACTTTGATCCTCTTCCTGTGCACTGTTAAGGATGTTCTACCGTCCAATTCCCGCTGGAAACCAACCTGGCCATCTTACAAAGTGCCAGTAATCCTGCCACAATCTACCCTTAATCTAGACAAACCACAGTTTGATGCAGAAACCAAACTGGAGGTGGTATCCTCTTGTGGCCTAGAGTGCCACAAGCGCTCCCCGCTGCCGACGTATGAAGAAGTGAAGGACTACCTGTCCTATGAGACCTTGTATGCCAATGGTAGTCTTGTTGAAACTGAAGTAGGCATTTACATTATCAGCCGTGGCGGTGATGGGTCACAAAGCAGATCTCGAACAAAGAGGCAGATTTATGGCTACGACAGCAGGTTTAGCATTTTTGGCAAGGACTTCTTGTTGAATTACCCTTTCTCCACTTCGGTGAAGTTGTCCACAGGTTGTACAGGGACGCTGGTGGCAGAAAAGCACGTCCTTACCGCAGCTCACTGCATCCACGATGGCAAAAGTTACGTCAAAGGAGCCCAGAAACTGAGGGTGGGCTTCCTGAGGGCTAAAGTGAAAGATGGTAGCAAAGGGGCTAATATCACGAGCTCAACAATGCCTGAAAAAATGAAATTCCAGTGGATCCGGGTGAAACGGACACACGTCCCTAAAGGATGGATCAAAGGAAATGCCAACGATATCGGCATGGATTATGACTATGCCCTGTTGGAGCTCAAGAAGCCGCACAAAAGAAAATTTATGAAGATAGGTGTGAGCCCACCAGCTAGACAGTTGCCTGGAGGGAGGATTCACTTCTCTGGCTATGACAATGATCGTCCAGGAAATCTGGTTTACCGTTTCTGTGATGTCAAAGATGAAACGTTTGATCTCTTATATCAGCAGTGCGATGCCCAGCCAGGGGCGAGTGGCTCTGGGGTGTATGTGAGGATGTGGAAGAGACAGCATCAGAAATGGGAGCGTAAAATTATTGGGATATTTTCAGGGCATCAGTGGGTGGACATGAATGGTTCCCCACAGGATTTCAATGTGGCTGTTCGCATTACACCCCTCAAATATGCACAGATCTGTTACTGGATCAAAGGCAACTATCTTGACTGTAGGGATGGATAA